From a region of the Streptomyces tirandamycinicus genome:
- the speB gene encoding agmatinase, whose product MSSNETPRGPIDSSRIPRYAGPATFARLPRLDEVGSTDVAVVGVPFDAGVSYRPGARFGGNAIREASRLLRPYNPAQDASPFALAQVADAGDIAANPFNINEAVETIEAAADDILGTGARMMTLGGDHTIALPLLRSVARKHGPVALLHFDAHLDTWDTYFGAEYTHGTPFRRAVEEGILDTEALSHVGIRGPLYGKQDLTDDEKMGFGIVTSSDVYRRGADEVADQLRQRIGDRPLYISIDIDCLDPAHAPGTGTPEAGGMTSRELLEILRGLASCNLVSADVVEVAPAYDHAEITSVAASHTAYELTTIMARQIAASRNDK is encoded by the coding sequence ATGAGCAGCAACGAGACGCCGCGCGGCCCCATCGACTCGTCCCGCATCCCGCGGTACGCCGGACCCGCGACGTTCGCCCGGCTGCCCCGGCTCGACGAGGTCGGCAGCACCGATGTCGCCGTCGTCGGCGTGCCCTTCGACGCCGGGGTCTCCTACCGTCCCGGCGCGCGCTTCGGCGGCAACGCGATCCGCGAGGCGTCGAGGCTCCTGCGGCCGTACAACCCGGCCCAGGACGCCTCGCCCTTCGCGCTCGCCCAGGTCGCGGACGCGGGCGACATCGCCGCCAACCCGTTCAACATCAACGAGGCCGTCGAGACCATCGAGGCCGCCGCCGACGACATCCTCGGCACCGGCGCCCGCATGATGACCCTCGGCGGCGACCACACCATCGCGCTGCCGCTGCTGCGCTCGGTCGCCAGGAAGCACGGCCCGGTCGCGCTGCTGCACTTCGACGCCCACCTGGACACCTGGGACACCTACTTCGGCGCCGAGTACACCCACGGCACCCCGTTCCGCCGCGCCGTCGAGGAGGGCATCCTCGACACCGAGGCCCTGTCCCACGTCGGCATCCGCGGCCCCCTCTACGGCAAGCAGGACCTCACCGACGACGAGAAGATGGGCTTCGGCATCGTCACCTCCTCCGACGTGTACCGCCGCGGCGCCGACGAGGTCGCCGACCAGTTGCGCCAGCGCATCGGCGACCGCCCCCTCTACATCTCCATCGACATCGACTGCCTCGACCCCGCGCACGCCCCCGGCACCGGCACCCCCGAGGCCGGCGGCATGACCTCCCGCGAACTGCTGGAGATCCTCCGCGGGCTCGCCTCCTGCAACCTGGTCTCCGCCGACGTCGTCGAGGTCGCCCCGGCCTACGACCACGCCGAGATCACCTCGGTCGCGGCCTCCCACACCGCGTACGAACTCACCACGATCATGGCCCGTCAGATCGCCGCGTCGAGGAACGACAAGTGA
- a CDS encoding sodium:solute symporter: MAVDYAVIVVYLAGMLAMGWWGMRRAKSKSEFLVAGRRLGPSMYSGTMAAIVLGGASTIGGVGLGYKYGLSGAWMVFTIGLGLLALSIFFSARIARLKVYTVSEMLDLRYGGRAGLITGVVMWAYTLMLAVTSTIAYATIFDVLFDMNRTVAIILGGSIVVAYSTLGGMWSITLTDMVQFVVKTIGVLLLLLPIAVVKAGGFAEMKAQLPTEYFAPFGIGGETIFTYVLIYTFGMLIGQDIWQRVFTARDDKVARWGGTVAGTYCLAYALAGAVVGTAAKVLYPDLANADDAFATIVKDALPLGVRGLVLAAALAAVMSTSSGALIACATVANNDIWQRLRGAVTRRADGEPHDEVKGNRLFILAMGVAVIGIAIALNNVVEALTVAYNLLVGGLLVPILGGLLWKRGTVYGALSSVVVGGLAVIGLMATFGILANEPIYYGLLASLVTYVVVSLATKPTDEAILADWRERLAGRDPEAERRTETEPVPATP, translated from the coding sequence ATGGCCGTCGACTACGCAGTGATCGTCGTCTATCTGGCCGGCATGCTGGCCATGGGCTGGTGGGGCATGCGCCGCGCGAAGTCCAAGAGCGAGTTCCTGGTCGCCGGCCGTCGGCTCGGGCCCTCGATGTACTCCGGCACCATGGCCGCGATCGTCCTCGGCGGCGCCTCCACCATCGGCGGTGTGGGCCTCGGATACAAGTACGGACTCTCCGGCGCCTGGATGGTCTTCACCATCGGCCTCGGCCTGCTGGCCCTGTCGATCTTCTTCTCGGCCCGCATCGCCCGGCTCAAGGTCTACACCGTCTCCGAGATGCTCGACCTGCGCTACGGCGGCCGGGCCGGACTCATCACCGGTGTGGTGATGTGGGCCTACACCCTGATGCTCGCGGTCACCTCGACCATCGCCTACGCCACGATCTTCGACGTCCTCTTCGACATGAACCGGACCGTCGCGATCATCCTCGGCGGCTCGATCGTCGTCGCCTACTCCACGCTCGGCGGAATGTGGTCCATCACCCTCACCGACATGGTGCAGTTCGTCGTCAAGACGATCGGCGTGCTGCTCCTGCTGCTGCCCATCGCCGTCGTCAAGGCCGGCGGCTTCGCCGAGATGAAGGCCCAGCTGCCCACCGAGTACTTCGCCCCGTTCGGCATCGGCGGCGAGACGATCTTCACCTATGTGCTGATCTACACGTTCGGCATGCTCATCGGCCAGGACATCTGGCAGCGCGTCTTCACCGCCCGCGACGACAAGGTGGCCCGCTGGGGCGGCACCGTCGCCGGCACCTACTGCCTCGCCTACGCCCTCGCCGGCGCCGTCGTCGGCACCGCGGCCAAGGTGCTGTACCCCGATCTCGCCAACGCCGACGACGCCTTCGCCACCATCGTCAAGGACGCCCTGCCGCTGGGCGTGCGCGGACTGGTCCTGGCCGCCGCGCTCGCCGCCGTGATGTCCACCTCCTCCGGTGCCCTGATCGCCTGCGCCACCGTCGCCAACAACGACATCTGGCAGCGGCTGCGCGGCGCGGTGACGCGGCGGGCGGACGGCGAACCGCACGACGAGGTCAAGGGCAACCGCCTGTTCATCCTGGCGATGGGCGTCGCCGTCATCGGCATCGCCATCGCCCTCAACAACGTCGTCGAGGCCCTGACGGTCGCCTACAACCTGCTCGTCGGCGGACTGCTGGTGCCGATCCTCGGCGGACTGCTGTGGAAGCGCGGCACGGTGTACGGCGCCCTCTCCTCCGTCGTCGTCGGCGGACTGGCCGTCATCGGCCTGATGGCCACGTTCGGCATCCTCGCCAACGAGCCCATCTACTACGGCCTGCTCGCCTCCCTGGTGACGTACGTCGTCGTCTCCCTGGCCACCAAGCCCACCGACGAGGCGATCCTGGCCGACTGGCGCGAGCGCCTGGCCGGCCGCGACCCCGAGGCCGAGCGGCGGACCGAAACGGAGCCGGTCCCGGCCACCCCGTGA
- a CDS encoding PucR family transcriptional regulator: MRLVAGVPESTGPEGVHIQWVHTSEMADPYPYLLGGELLLTAGVLLKDPERYAARVVEAGGAAIGFGLAPVYDTVPDALVAACERHRLPLLEVPPKTPFTAVARAVWGLMAQARLREVRRVSEAQQGLAGAAARPDPVPAVLQQLASRLGGWAVLLAPDGSALHVSGRAPSRQAREALGRLARVVSPEPADEGPAEDTAAPPARGAAGGRPEQGAAAGSARRAPSSATDTAGDVHLAAYALGGGEGMVLGIAAEGREPGGHTIAGLAVVLLSLLTAPHRGADASGRTAALVRLLLGGTPAEVVRDLGQGPWTVVHGARPGQPDRIAASALGAALGSTLVDTDGERVRVLLSGDRRVEPQPGWTLGVSAPAAADELGAADTAAARALRRAEATRVPLARQRDTGLVGLVAPDEAAVHARTLLAPVADSPALTETLRVWLSLHGSWDRTAVALGVHRNTVRQRIARCGSLLGVDLDDADVRMELWFALRYG; the protein is encoded by the coding sequence TTGCGGCTGGTGGCGGGCGTCCCGGAGTCCACCGGCCCGGAGGGCGTCCACATCCAGTGGGTGCACACCTCGGAGATGGCCGACCCGTACCCGTACCTCCTGGGCGGTGAGCTGCTGCTGACGGCGGGCGTCCTGCTGAAGGACCCCGAGCGGTACGCGGCACGGGTCGTCGAGGCGGGTGGCGCGGCGATCGGCTTCGGGCTGGCCCCGGTGTACGACACCGTCCCGGACGCGCTGGTCGCGGCCTGCGAGCGCCACCGGCTGCCGCTGCTGGAGGTGCCGCCGAAGACCCCGTTCACCGCGGTCGCCCGAGCCGTCTGGGGGCTGATGGCCCAGGCCCGGCTCCGGGAGGTGCGCCGGGTGAGCGAGGCCCAGCAGGGCCTCGCCGGCGCGGCGGCCCGCCCCGACCCGGTACCGGCGGTGCTCCAGCAGCTGGCCTCCCGCCTCGGCGGCTGGGCGGTGCTGCTGGCGCCGGACGGCTCGGCCCTGCATGTGTCGGGCCGGGCGCCGTCCCGGCAGGCCCGCGAGGCCCTGGGACGGCTGGCGCGGGTGGTGAGCCCGGAGCCCGCGGACGAGGGGCCCGCAGAGGACACGGCGGCTCCTCCTGCCCGGGGAGCCGCCGGAGGCAGGCCCGAACAGGGCGCGGCGGCGGGCTCCGCGCGCCGGGCACCGTCGTCGGCGACCGACACCGCCGGGGACGTGCATCTCGCGGCCTACGCCCTCGGTGGCGGCGAGGGCATGGTCCTCGGGATCGCCGCCGAGGGCCGCGAACCGGGCGGGCACACGATCGCCGGGCTCGCCGTCGTACTGCTGTCGCTGCTCACGGCGCCGCACCGGGGAGCGGACGCGAGCGGGCGGACCGCGGCGCTGGTACGGCTGCTGCTGGGCGGCACCCCCGCGGAGGTCGTCCGCGACCTGGGCCAGGGCCCGTGGACGGTGGTGCACGGGGCACGGCCGGGGCAGCCGGACCGGATCGCGGCCTCGGCCCTCGGCGCGGCACTGGGCAGCACGCTGGTGGACACCGACGGGGAGCGGGTGCGGGTGCTGCTCTCCGGCGACCGGCGCGTCGAACCGCAGCCCGGCTGGACCCTGGGGGTGAGCGCCCCGGCCGCGGCGGACGAGCTGGGTGCCGCCGACACCGCCGCCGCCCGGGCGCTGCGCCGCGCGGAGGCGACCCGCGTCCCGCTGGCCCGCCAGCGGGACACCGGCCTCGTCGGGCTGGTCGCGCCCGACGAGGCGGCCGTTCATGCGCGGACCCTGCTGGCGCCGGTCGCGGACTCCCCCGCGCTCACCGAGACCCTGCGCGTCTGGCTCTCGCTGCACGGCAGTTGGGACCGAACGGCGGTGGCCCTGGGCGTCCACCGCAACACCGTCCGCCAGCGGATCGCCCGGTGCGGCTCGCTGCTGGGTGTCGACCTGGACGACGCGGACGTGCGGATGGAGCTGTGGTTCGCGCTGCGGTACGGCTGA
- a CDS encoding beta-ketoacyl synthase N-terminal-like domain-containing protein — protein MSGRATAARENPESRESLVTGMGFCLPGDGPPVLTADDVWDVAAHGRTCLLHDGVHHGPVHLPETALQERFPTLPGVFSRHFTSAHRFGLVSLAEACLDAELDLEAGDLAEAAVLAGRGGVDAQVASYQAVMRADPAVIGPLGAMDLFIGTELAVTPSDVALVQSAVTRSTGPCYTVSCGCASSAVQLGHARGMIAAGVVDLAVVTGVDVFDVELVRNAQVLLRIAQQADASRRAAGKPALLPSFDRLMRPYDRRADCVNYGEGSATLVLESREHAERRGAHAYGRVLSQATTRDGLANPLTSDESGSGLVAAVRACLGDRWSIGQIPYIHGGSDGDALVTAFEANAVRELYGPAVSDLLMTSQEGCFGHNGAPAGCLGAALTLLMMERGEVCPTANCEEPAEGLPFDPVPGTRTRPLAFDYALNFTYQIGGVKSAMLLGRADTSSPH, from the coding sequence ATGAGCGGACGGGCGACGGCGGCGCGGGAAAACCCGGAATCCCGGGAGTCCCTCGTCACCGGAATGGGATTCTGCCTGCCGGGGGACGGACCTCCCGTCCTCACCGCGGACGACGTATGGGACGTCGCCGCCCACGGCCGCACATGCCTGCTGCACGACGGTGTCCACCACGGTCCGGTACACCTGCCCGAGACCGCGCTCCAGGAGCGGTTTCCCACACTGCCCGGGGTCTTCTCCCGGCATTTCACCTCCGCCCACCGCTTCGGCCTGGTGTCGCTGGCCGAGGCCTGCCTGGACGCCGAACTGGACCTGGAGGCGGGCGACCTGGCCGAGGCGGCCGTCCTGGCCGGCCGAGGAGGAGTGGATGCCCAGGTCGCGAGCTACCAGGCGGTCATGCGGGCCGACCCCGCGGTGATCGGGCCGCTGGGCGCGATGGACCTCTTCATCGGGACGGAACTGGCGGTCACCCCCTCCGACGTCGCGCTGGTGCAGAGTGCGGTGACCCGCTCCACCGGACCCTGCTACACCGTTTCCTGCGGCTGCGCGTCCTCCGCGGTGCAACTCGGCCACGCACGCGGCATGATCGCCGCCGGCGTGGTGGATCTCGCGGTGGTGACCGGCGTCGACGTCTTCGACGTGGAGCTGGTCCGCAACGCCCAGGTCCTCCTGCGCATCGCACAGCAGGCCGACGCCTCCCGGCGGGCGGCCGGCAAGCCCGCCCTGCTGCCCTCCTTCGACCGTCTGATGCGCCCCTACGACCGCCGCGCGGACTGCGTCAACTACGGCGAGGGCTCGGCGACCCTTGTCCTGGAGAGCCGGGAGCACGCCGAGCGGCGGGGGGCCCATGCGTACGGCCGGGTGCTGAGCCAGGCCACGACACGCGACGGACTGGCCAATCCGCTGACGAGCGACGAGAGCGGCTCGGGACTGGTGGCCGCCGTCCGCGCGTGTCTGGGGGACCGCTGGTCGATCGGGCAGATCCCCTACATCCACGGTGGCAGCGACGGAGACGCCCTCGTCACGGCCTTCGAGGCGAACGCCGTACGCGAGTTGTACGGGCCGGCCGTTTCGGACCTGCTGATGACCTCCCAGGAAGGCTGCTTCGGGCACAACGGTGCCCCCGCCGGCTGCCTCGGTGCGGCGCTGACCCTGCTGATGATGGAACGCGGCGAGGTCTGCCCCACGGCCAACTGCGAGGAGCCGGCCGAGGGTCTGCCGTTCGACCCCGTGCCCGGCACACGCACCCGCCCCCTCGCCTTCGACTACGCCCTGAACTTCACCTATCAGATCGGCGGTGTGAAGAGCGCCATGCTGCTCGGACGCGCGGACACCTCTTCGCCGCACTGA